CAGTCTCGTTCGCGGGCGGCTCTTCAGTCTCGTTCGCCGGCGGCTCTTCGGTCACGTCCTCAGTCGGTTCTTCAGTCTCGTCTTCAGTCGGCTCTTCGGGCACATCGACGGCTGAGTCGATGGTTATCTCGGCGAACGCACCGTCGTCGCGCGTGAAGACGCTATGAGTGTACGTATCCGGCTCGACGCCGGTCGTGTCAACGGTGAACGTCACGTCAGTGGATTCGTTCGCGTCGAGGGTCACAGACTCGGAGGCCAGCGGCTGGCCACCCAGTCGGAACTCGACGGCCTGTGTCGTGTTGAAGTCGTTCGGGTTGGCGACGGTCGCGTCGACAGTGATGTTGTCACCGGCGGTAGCGTTCGTCGGTGCGTCGAGGCTCTCCAGGGTGAACGATTCAGAGACGGTAACTGGAGCGACCTGCCCGTCGTCGCTGGTGAAGACACCGTGGCGGTAGTCACCGGGCGCGACGCCGGTCGTGTCCGCTGAGAACTGGACTGTGGTGGTCTCGTTGGGCTCAAGCGTGACGAGCGTCCGGTCGACGACAGCCCCGTCGAACCGGAACGCCACGGATTCAGTCACTGTAGTGTTCTCGTTGTTCGTGACCGTCGCGGCCACGTCAGCAGTCGAGTTCGGTGCGACGCTCTCCGGGGCGGTCAGGGAATCGACTGCGACGCCTGTGTTCCCGGCTTGTTCTGACGGCGATTCCTGTTGCGCTGTCACGCCCGGTACAGCCCCGACCTGTGCGGTGAGGCCGCCGACGACGAGTAGCGCAGCGAAAACGGCGAGTGTGCGTGTGCGTATCATGATGCGGTTCTGCGGTGATCGGAAGGCAATGCGAACGATGCAACGGGTGAGGGACACATAAACTGGCGAGACAGTTCAATAGGACATAATAACCTGCTAAGCCGTCATCTGTTACTGCCGGCTCGGGAAAGTGAGACTGAGCGACACTTACTCAGTGTTAAATTGTTTTGCTGGTGGTTAAGGTCTCGACGGAGAAGCGCGCGAGACAGTGTGTGACGCCGGAAAGCAGCCGCCATTACCGGTCAGTAGAAACAGCCATGTCACATCCCGACACACAAACGAGCGGCGCAGTGACAAGACGAAGAGTGCTACCGCTCCTGTGACGACACCCTTTCGACACCGGTTTACCCGTCGACAGTAGAGGATTCGATGACTATGCGCGTGACGTTTCTCGGGACGAGTGGGGCCGTGCCGACGACCCAGCGCAACACGAGCAGCATCTTCGTCAATCGCGACGGCGACTACCTGCTCTTCGACTGCGGCGAGGGCACACAGCGGCAGATGATGCGCTACGGCACCGGCTTCGCTATCGACCACCTGTTCGTCACGCATCTCCACGGCGACCACGTCCTCGGGATTCCGGGGCTGCTCCAGACGTGGGATTTCAACGAACGGGAGCGCGCCATCGCCATCCACACGCCGGCGGGCACGCGCGGGAACATCAAACAGCTAATCCAGGCCAACGGGACGACACCCTCGTTTCCCGTCCGCATCAACGAGGTGTCGGCCGGAGACGTAGTCCTCGACCGGTCGGAGTACGAGATCCGCGCCATCGAAACCGAACACCGGTGTGCTAGCGTCGGCTACGTCCTCGATGAGGACGACCGGAAGGGGAAGTTCGACCGGGAGAAAGCCGAAGAGGAGTTCGGTATCCCGCCAGGGCCGAAGTACTCCAAGCTCCACCGCGGCGAGGCCGTCGAACACGATGGTGAAACTATCCAGCCGGAGG
The genomic region above belongs to Haloarcula hispanica ATCC 33960 and contains:
- the rnz gene encoding ribonuclease Z; this translates as MTMRVTFLGTSGAVPTTQRNTSSIFVNRDGDYLLFDCGEGTQRQMMRYGTGFAIDHLFVTHLHGDHVLGIPGLLQTWDFNERERAIAIHTPAGTRGNIKQLIQANGTTPSFPVRINEVSAGDVVLDRSEYEIRAIETEHRCASVGYVLDEDDRKGKFDREKAEEEFGIPPGPKYSKLHRGEAVEHDGETIQPEAVVGPARPGRRFVYTGDTLPTESVIEASEDADLLVHDATFAEDRKERAKATAHSTAREAADVARQAGASTLALTHISTRYAASADELVDEARDAFDGEVVLAEDGMERRVEFPDADEY
- a CDS encoding ribonuclease E domain-containing protein; amino-acid sequence: MIRTRTLAVFAALLVVGGLTAQVGAVPGVTAQQESPSEQAGNTGVAVDSLTAPESVAPNSTADVAATVTNNENTTVTESVAFRFDGAVVDRTLVTLEPNETTTVQFSADTTGVAPGDYRHGVFTSDDGQVAPVTVSESFTLESLDAPTNATAGDNITVDATVANPNDFNTTQAVEFRLGGQPLASESVTLDANESTDVTFTVDTTGVEPDTYTHSVFTRDDGAFAEITIDSAVDVPEEPTEDETEEPTEDVTEEPPANETEEPPANETEEPPANETEEPPANETEEPPADETEEPAENETEEPPADETEEPPANETEEPPADETEEPPANETEEPPADETEEPTEGETEEPPANETEEPTEGETEEPPVDETEEPPADETEDGTEETDESDETDETDNATEEAATTEG